One genomic window of Methanobacterium formicicum DSM 3637 includes the following:
- a CDS encoding homoserine O-acetyltransferase, producing the protein MKKESVGVVETKHYNLSEELILDGGDSLKDVTIAYETYGTLNKQKSNAILVCHALSGNAHVAGWHEGDRKPGWWDNIIGPGKCLDTDRYFIICSNVLGGCQGSTGPSSLNPETGKQYALEFPIITIKDMVKAQKKLIDHLQIKQLFSVVGGSMGGMQVLQWCVSYPDMVRSAIPIATTSYSSPQQIAFNEVGRRAIISDPHWNEGNYYEGEFPDSGLALARMIGHITYLSNESMYEKFGRRLQDKEEYSFDFSTDFEVESYLHYQGDTFTKRFDANSYLYISKAIDYFDLTENGTVSLSEALKNVKARVLVISVDSDWLYTPAESKEIVMAMTANEVDVSYCQIKSSYGHDAFLLEAGQLSYIINGFFSETLVVDVMTIHAATITEDSSIEEAAELMLDEKVTHLPVVSEDYRMLGIVTAWDISKAVALKYDKLDQIMTRDVVTALPQDPIELAARKMRKHNISSLPVVNDQGNVLGLITTDHISTLIAGDKY; encoded by the coding sequence ATGAAAAAAGAATCTGTTGGCGTTGTAGAAACTAAACACTACAACCTATCTGAAGAATTAATCTTAGATGGTGGAGACAGTCTAAAAGATGTTACAATAGCTTATGAAACCTATGGGACCTTAAACAAGCAGAAAAGTAATGCGATTTTAGTCTGTCACGCCCTCTCTGGTAATGCCCATGTGGCAGGATGGCATGAGGGAGACCGGAAACCTGGCTGGTGGGATAATATAATCGGCCCAGGCAAATGCCTGGACACCGATCGATACTTCATCATCTGCTCCAATGTACTGGGAGGATGCCAGGGATCAACCGGACCTTCATCCCTAAATCCAGAAACAGGGAAACAATACGCATTGGAATTCCCTATCATCACCATCAAAGACATGGTAAAAGCCCAGAAAAAATTAATTGACCACCTCCAAATCAAACAACTATTCTCAGTAGTAGGTGGATCCATGGGTGGCATGCAGGTCCTCCAGTGGTGTGTATCTTACCCTGATATGGTCAGATCAGCCATTCCCATTGCCACTACATCCTATTCATCACCCCAACAAATAGCCTTCAATGAAGTGGGAAGAAGAGCCATAATCAGTGACCCCCACTGGAATGAAGGTAACTATTATGAAGGAGAATTTCCAGACAGTGGCCTGGCCCTGGCCCGTATGATTGGCCACATAACTTACCTCAGTAACGAATCAATGTATGAGAAATTCGGAAGAAGACTCCAGGACAAAGAAGAGTACAGTTTTGATTTTTCCACAGACTTTGAGGTGGAAAGCTACCTCCACTACCAGGGAGACACCTTCACCAAGAGGTTTGATGCCAACTCATATCTCTACATCTCCAAAGCCATTGACTATTTTGACCTGACAGAAAACGGAACAGTATCCTTATCCGAAGCATTAAAGAATGTCAAAGCCAGAGTATTAGTAATATCAGTTGATTCGGACTGGCTTTACACGCCAGCTGAGTCTAAAGAAATAGTAATGGCTATGACTGCCAATGAAGTGGATGTCAGTTACTGCCAGATCAAATCCAGCTATGGTCACGATGCATTCCTCTTGGAAGCTGGACAACTCAGCTACATTATAAACGGATTTTTCAGTGAAACCCTGGTGGTAGATGTGATGACCATCCATGCCGCCACCATAACCGAAGACTCCAGTATTGAAGAAGCAGCAGAGTTAATGCTGGATGAGAAAGTCACCCACCTACCTGTGGTCTCAGAAGATTATAGAATGCTGGGAATAGTTACGGCGTGGGATATTTCCAAAGCAGTAGCTCTCAAATATGATAAACTGGACCAAATCATGACCCGTGACGTTGTAACAGCACTACCCCAGGACCCAATTGAATTAGCTGCACGGAAAATGAGAAAACATAACATATCTTCACTGCCGGTGGTCAATGATCAAGGAAATGTCCTGGGTCTGATAACCACGGACCACATAAGCACCCTCATTGCCGGGGACAAATATTAA
- the nifS gene encoding cysteine desulfurase NifS: protein MSYMDHSATSPVNPEVLEAMLPYFTESFGNASTLYALGREARTAMENGRKQVASLIGAKPEEVYFTSGGTESDNIAIKGTASRLKNKGNHIITSDIEHPAVEETCKYLEKNGYTVTYLPVGEEGIVKVSDVEEAITDKTILITVMHANNEIGTIQPIKEIGALAREKGIYFHTDAVQSVGKIPVNVEDMNVDMLSISAHKLYGPKGIGALYIKKGVRVDPLLHGGGHERGMRPGTENVPGIVGLGKACQIAEENLEKNMEYVSSLRDRLIKGVLETIEQSYLNGHPTKRLPNNANFRFSSIEGESLVLQLDAKGINASTGSACSSKKLEPSHVLMAIGLKEVDAHGSLRISLGTENTTEDIDYTITAIGEVVERLRSMSPLWCPAKEN from the coding sequence ATGAGTTATATGGATCATTCTGCAACATCACCCGTTAACCCGGAAGTCCTGGAGGCCATGCTACCCTACTTCACAGAATCATTTGGAAACGCCTCTACATTATACGCTCTGGGAAGGGAAGCCAGAACTGCCATGGAAAACGGCAGAAAACAGGTAGCATCACTCATCGGTGCCAAACCAGAAGAAGTGTACTTCACCAGTGGAGGTACAGAATCAGATAACATAGCAATCAAGGGAACTGCCAGCAGACTTAAAAACAAGGGCAACCACATCATCACCAGTGACATTGAACACCCTGCAGTGGAAGAAACCTGTAAATATCTGGAAAAAAACGGATACACAGTTACATACCTCCCGGTGGGAGAAGAAGGTATAGTAAAAGTTTCTGATGTGGAAGAAGCAATCACTGATAAAACCATTTTAATCACAGTGATGCATGCCAACAATGAAATCGGCACTATCCAGCCCATTAAAGAGATCGGGGCCCTGGCCAGGGAAAAAGGAATCTACTTCCACACCGATGCAGTGCAGAGCGTGGGTAAAATACCAGTCAATGTCGAAGATATGAATGTGGACATGTTATCCATATCTGCCCACAAACTCTACGGACCCAAAGGAATCGGAGCACTCTACATCAAGAAAGGAGTAAGGGTAGATCCATTACTCCACGGTGGAGGTCACGAGAGGGGTATGCGTCCTGGAACTGAGAACGTACCTGGAATCGTGGGACTGGGTAAGGCCTGCCAGATTGCCGAAGAGAACCTGGAGAAAAACATGGAATACGTCTCTTCACTCCGGGACCGGTTAATAAAAGGAGTTCTGGAGACCATTGAGCAATCATACCTCAACGGACACCCCACCAAAAGACTCCCCAACAATGCCAACTTCCGTTTCAGTAGTATAGAAGGAGAATCGCTGGTACTGCAACTGGATGCCAAGGGAATCAACGCTTCCACAGGTTCTGCATGCTCCTCCAAAAAACTGGAACCATCCCATGTCCTGATGGCCATAGGACTCAAAGAAGTTGATGCCCACGGATCACTCCGCA